In Silene latifolia isolate original U9 population chromosome X, ASM4854445v1, whole genome shotgun sequence, the following proteins share a genomic window:
- the LOC141622977 gene encoding transcription factor MYB59-like isoform X1 — protein MVQEEFRKGPWTEQEDVQLVCFVGLFGDRRWDFIAKVSGLKRTGKSCRLRWVNYLHPGLKRGKMTPHEEKLVLELHSQWGNRWSRIARRLPGRTDNEIKNYWRTHMRKQAQEKKQEISQSTSSSSSLNSYSSSLNSAAVNSITATETTSFQSKGALDRSALQENKYQKGENKDEELYSLDDIWKDITSDEPIKPVYDGYSEGSSFSCPPITSPLWEYSPHTLWRMEEDETKILCSDNDQFVPCYQDRNVYN, from the exons ATGGTTCAAGAAGAATTCCGAAAGGGTCCATGGACAGAACAGGAAGATGTTCAGCTAGTCTGCTTTGTGGGATTATTTGGGGACCGACGATGGGATTTCATAGCTAAAGTTTCAG GTTTGAAAAGAACAGGTAAAAGTTGCCGGCTGCGATGGGTTAATTATTTGCATCCAGGACTTAAGCGAGGCAAGATGACTCCTCATGAAGAGAAACTTGTCCTTGAACTTCATTCACAGTGGGGAAACAG ATGGTCACGGATTGCTCGAAGATTACCTGGTAGAACTGATAATGAGATCAAGAACTACTGGAGAACACATATGCGAAAGCAAGCACAGGAGAAGAAACAAGAAATATCGCAATCAACATCATCCTCGTCCTCACTGAATTCATATTCCTCTTCATTAAACAGTGCAGCAGTGAATTCAATTACTGCCACTGAGACAACCAGTTTTCAGAGCAAGGGAGCTCTTGATAGATCAGCCCTGCAGGAAAATAAGTATCAAAAAGGTGAGAATAAGGATGAAGAATTGTACTCCCTGGATGACATATGGAAAGATATAACTTCAGATGAACCGATAAAGCCAGTTTATGATGGGTACAGTGAAGGAAGCAGTTTTTCATGCCCTCCAATCACTTCTCCCTTGTGGGAATATAGTCCGCACACGTTATGGAGAATGGAGGAAGATGAAACTAAGATCCTTTGTTCTGATAATGATCAGTTTGTTCCCTGCTATCAAGATCGTAATGTCTATAACTAA
- the LOC141622977 gene encoding transcription factor MYB48-like isoform X2, producing the protein MIGLKRTGKSCRLRWVNYLHPGLKRGKMTPHEEKLVLELHSQWGNRWSRIARRLPGRTDNEIKNYWRTHMRKQAQEKKQEISQSTSSSSSLNSYSSSLNSAAVNSITATETTSFQSKGALDRSALQENKYQKGENKDEELYSLDDIWKDITSDEPIKPVYDGYSEGSSFSCPPITSPLWEYSPHTLWRMEEDETKILCSDNDQFVPCYQDRNVYN; encoded by the exons ATGATAG GTTTGAAAAGAACAGGTAAAAGTTGCCGGCTGCGATGGGTTAATTATTTGCATCCAGGACTTAAGCGAGGCAAGATGACTCCTCATGAAGAGAAACTTGTCCTTGAACTTCATTCACAGTGGGGAAACAG ATGGTCACGGATTGCTCGAAGATTACCTGGTAGAACTGATAATGAGATCAAGAACTACTGGAGAACACATATGCGAAAGCAAGCACAGGAGAAGAAACAAGAAATATCGCAATCAACATCATCCTCGTCCTCACTGAATTCATATTCCTCTTCATTAAACAGTGCAGCAGTGAATTCAATTACTGCCACTGAGACAACCAGTTTTCAGAGCAAGGGAGCTCTTGATAGATCAGCCCTGCAGGAAAATAAGTATCAAAAAGGTGAGAATAAGGATGAAGAATTGTACTCCCTGGATGACATATGGAAAGATATAACTTCAGATGAACCGATAAAGCCAGTTTATGATGGGTACAGTGAAGGAAGCAGTTTTTCATGCCCTCCAATCACTTCTCCCTTGTGGGAATATAGTCCGCACACGTTATGGAGAATGGAGGAAGATGAAACTAAGATCCTTTGTTCTGATAATGATCAGTTTGTTCCCTGCTATCAAGATCGTAATGTCTATAACTAA